Proteins co-encoded in one Malus sylvestris chromosome 9, drMalSylv7.2, whole genome shotgun sequence genomic window:
- the LOC126582822 gene encoding transcription factor TCP13-like — MIKSLISEADFKEAGAGSASRDEQANKTSSNPNLSRSSTPWPRLKDPRIVRVSRAFGGKDRHSKVCTIRGLRDRRVRLSVPTAIQLYDLQDKLGLNQPSKVVDWLLDAAKHEIDELPPLPMPPPGTFGLNHPSLVLTSSHDDQTNAHPQLSHNHRGEGPSSGIDRSNVWPTNLDAFWRAKSKEIARDTRNEEEEEKRKDNLGISDDQKQAGNNIDGNSSNAFLTRGSNTNPPFFPGLLNSSTNMPYAYQNWDHPHQTSSFPLSQLGSHGFQSQTTDLHNFLNVLSLPSTLSLSTTQSYFPSHNAAATGEIDPRQFNHLQLLNSSSSTSTSQNLLPNSLSTPALYPSSQTLRAPHLSMVTKLVHSSNNTGSGHQSNNDQGPLPR, encoded by the coding sequence ATGATTAAGAGTCTCATTAGTGAAGCAGATTTTAAAGAAGCAGGAGCTGGCAGTGCAAGTCGTGATGAACAAGCTAATAAAACCTcatcaaaccctaatttatctCGTTCATCAACTCCATGGCCAAGGTTGAAGGATCCAAGGATTGTACGTGTGTCCCGAGCTTTTGGAGGAAAGGACAGGCATAGCAAGGTTTGCACCATAAGAGGGCTTCGAGATCGGCGGGTGAGGCTATCGGTACCCACTGCAATCCAATTGTACGATCTTCAAGATAAGCTTGGTCTTAACCAGCCTAGCAAGGTTGTCGATTGGTTGCTTGATGCCGCTAAGCATGAAATCGATGAACTTCCTCCGCTGCCAATGCCACCACCCGGGACTTTTGGTTTAAATCATCCATCATTAGTGCTCACTTCATCTCATGATGATCAAACCAATGCTCATCCCCAATTATCTCATAATCATAGAGGAGAAGGCCCTAGCAGTGGAATAGATAGATCAAATGTTTGGCCTACTAATTTGGATGCTTTTTGGCGAGCAAAGTCGAAAGAAATTGCAAGAGACACAAGaaatgaggaggaggaagaaaaacgGAAGGATAATCTTGGAATATCAGATGATCAAAAACAAGCAGGCAATAATATTGATGGTAATTCATCAAACGCATTCTTAACCAGAGGTAGTAATACCAACCCTCCGTTCTTTCCAGGTCTCCTGAATAGTTCTACGAATATGCCTTATGCTTATCAAAATTGGGATCATCCTCATCAGACTTCAAGTTTTCCACTATCTCAATTAGGAAGCCATGGATTCCAATCCCAAACTACAGATCTCCACAATTTCCTTAATGTCCTCTCGTTGCCATCCACATTGTCTTTATCCACGACACAATCTTATTTTCCTTCGCATAACGCGGCGGCTACAGGAGAGATAGATCCAAGACAATTCAACCATTTGCAATTGCTAAACTCAAGTAGTAGTACTAGTACCTCACAAAACCTATTGCCCAATTCTCTTTCCACACCAGCTCTATACCCTAGTAGCCAAACTCTGAGAGCACCCCATTTGAGTATGGTAACTAAGCTTGTGCATTCTTCAAACAACACTGGAAGTGGTCATCAGTCAAATAACGATCAGGGGCCTCTGCCTCGATGA
- the LOC126582824 gene encoding transcription initiation factor TFIID subunit 8-like translates to MTDGGVESRREHEQHNRTQRKSSGDDFARAIAKIAIAQVCEIVGFQTFQLSALEKLSDVAVQYIHNIGKTAHLYANLAGRTECNVFDMIQGLEDLGLVQGFLGASDVDHCLTSSGTVREIAQYVTETEPIPFSYSIPQFPVVKDRNLNPSFWQSSVETPGEHIPSWLPAFPEPHTYAQSPILNERAIEPQTDMVEQEKQQRNVERSLFNLQRRLLCNGSEGPSVEPEDADKAKQARESNPFLATPLQYGETDVSHVAVPAKISSEATVGNVVAENHVLNQCSLLETFAPAIETMKSGSCELEEGQKEILVSRRPIVQFKVGIAKKSLSTTFHSSPYNKGFQKTYSLFEREYEKDEKKRRAEKILKDSMKNPEELAEL, encoded by the coding sequence ATGACCGATGGGGGTGTGGAGAGTCGAAGAGAGCATGAACAACACAATAGAACACAGAGAAAATCGAGTGGTGATGACTTTGCACGAGCAATTGCGAAGATTGCAATAGCGCAAGTATGTGAGATAGTGGGGTTTCAGACGTTCCAATTGTCTGCTCTCGAAAAACTCTCTGATGTTGCTGTTCAGTACATTCATAACATTGGAAAGACTGCGCATTTATATGCTAATTTAGCTGGTAGAACGGAATGCAATGTTTTTGATATGATTCAAGGGTTGGAAGATTTGGGCTTGGTGCAGGGATTTTTAGGTGCTTCAGATGTTGATCATTGTCTTACAAGTTCAGGGACGGTTAGGGAAATTGCTCAGTATGTTACTGAAACTGAGCCTATTCCATTTTCCTACTCTATTCCTCAATTCCCAGTTGTTAAGGACCGAAATCTGAACCCTAGTTTTTGGCAAAGCAGCGTAGAGACACCTGGTGAGCATATACCTAGTTGGTTGCCTGCTTTTCCTGAACCACATACATATGCCCAGTCACCCATATTGAATGAGAGAGCTATAGAACCTCAAACTGATATGGTTGAGCAAGAAAAACAACAGAGAAATGTGGAGCGGTCTCTGTTCAATTTGCAGCGGAGGCTGTTATGCAATGGGTCAGAGGGACCCTCTGTTGAGCCTGAAGATGCTGATAAGGCAAAACAAGCAAGAGAAAGTAACCCTTTTCTTGCTACACCTCTGCAATATGGGGAGACGGATGTATCTCATGTTGCTGTTCCAGCTAAAATTTCAAGTGAAGCCACAGTGGGAAATGTTGTTGCTGAGAACCATGTCCTGAATCAGTGTTCACTGCTGGAGACCTTTGCTCCAGCTATTGAAACAATGAAGAGTGGATCATGTGAATTAGAGGAGGGGCAGAAAGAGATTCTTGTGAGCAGAAGACCAATTGTGCAATTTAAGGTTGGAATTGCAAAGAAGTCCTTAAGTACTACGTTTCATTCAAGCCCATACAACAAgggttttcagaaaacctattcCTTGTTTGAAAGAGAATATGAGAAGGATGAAAAGAAAAGGAGGGCTGAGAAAATTCTGAAGGATTCCATGAAAAACCCAGAGGAGCTTGCTGAGTTATAA
- the LOC126582816 gene encoding LOW QUALITY PROTEIN: protein LONGIFOLIA 1-like (The sequence of the model RefSeq protein was modified relative to this genomic sequence to represent the inferred CDS: deleted 1 base in 1 codon), which yields MSAKILHSLTDENRDLHKQIGCMSGIFQLFDRHHFLSGRRINGQNHKRLPPGENCNHAVEPSTVQKATEKIRKKAVKEKQRNSTESSKTTVSSSSSCSSSLSSFEHKKATQQEPSSPSQTISNDKDARDPFVKQPNVLMHIRRQSFDLQGLVKDSMHREARGISVKPAAKDGVGHTLKYIDSPRPSIKSTKPRVSGGNESFQVPAKLQVATWRSNEEKDGCARFLPKDARRFSYDGRESRDASKSTIKLKELPRLSLDSKERSIRRGCNPETKGNYSIKDLQREYRNCNKLLDLQHEPGSAKRPSNVVAKLMGLDLPDSVSTTDSPLRLINTDQSDRSDPFSGSSRATNENKQDTFSGILLANTKKDSSPQRRGTDQVMKPTSNSKFPIEAAPWRQPHRSKGSQRSDFKQQEEPIKAPNSSSSVYGEMEKRLADLEFKKSGKDLRALKQILEAMQKTKGMIDTRKDHASNFASQISNESISLDSTVSASQRYLQSNISVPATAKGSQSPKSYKSPTVILKPAKLIDKTHSSASMVNSMNDTLGLRKLRTSDPGDNRKGLVDKKTAKDLTPRNNHVRDPFNRRLHSTDDNSNTRTLKSAQKPKASQTMSEEKVTSSSRSPGIKSPKMQQRRLGLEKQSPPSTPSLNSSMTRRQHTKQSLEATTPGRKLGHKTPSLHQSNVQMRETSTKTRDMSHHDDSTSQQSGSTISLALHTDTEATSIHQSDTITGTHFNKHNQKIKVRVSQFSFIPVSFFLSGLTDVLFSFPQHPAVGLIDDRSMAETRKASSEQPSPVSVLDSTFYRDDSPSPVKKISNAFKDDEAQILEIAEYDPMNQALLYNNTKPGLGAEIDHKRLENLIQNHRCMSRTHEDPITGPLCDSTNPDHMYISDILLASGILGYLKSTWTTSELNTSDHLINPNLFLALEDIRTNTMPSDLQPKPDEKIQRKQVFEVVNEFLVQKLVVGESLKQWFPPNKLADGKPRSQQLLKELCSEVDQLRRMNLNGSLDDEDESLRNILLEDFTDQAKNWTECDSEIPSVVLDVERLIFKDLINEIVSDDSVGLHGWSGGHCRQLFSGKGLRKY from the exons ATGTCTGCAAAGATTTTGCATTCTCTAACGGATGAGAACCGGGACCTCCATAAGCAAATTGGGTGCATGAGTGGAATTTTTCAGCTCTTTGATCGCCACCATTTCCTCTCCGGCCGGCGTATCAACGGCCAGAACCACAAGAGACTTCCTCCAG GTGAGAATTGCAACCACGCAGTCGAACCAAGCACAGTGCAGAAAGCTACA gaaaaaattcgaaaaaaggCGGTGAAAGAGAAACAACGAAACTCCACAGAATCATCGAAAACcactgtttcttcttcttcttcgtgtTCGTCTAGCTTGTCGTCTTTTGAACATAAAAAGGCAACTCAGCAAGAACCATCTTCGCCCAGCCAAACCATTTCCAATGACAAAGACGCTCGGGACCCATTCGTGAAACAACCAAATGTTTTGATGCACATACGCCGGCAATCCTTTGATCTACAAGGTCTTGTCAAAGACTCGATGCACAGAGAAGCCCGTGGCATTTCAGTTAAACCTGCAGCTAAAGACGGAGTTGGTCACACATTGAAGTACATAGACTCCCCGAGGCCTTCAATAAAATCCACCAAGCCAAGGGTTTCTGGTGGTAACGAGTCATTTCAAGTTCCCGCAAAGCTTCAGGTAGCAACTTGGCGTTCCAATGAAGAGAAGGATGGTTGCGCGCGCTTCTTACCAAAAGATGCTCGGAGGTTCTCTTATGATGGAAGAGAGTCGCGAGATGCATCAAAATCCACCATAAAACTCAAAGAACTCCCAAGGCTTTCTTTGGACAGTAAGGAACGTTCCATAAGGAGGGGTTGTAACCCAGAAACAAAAGGAAACTACTCCATCAAGGATCTGCAGAGAGAGTACAGGAACTGCAACAAATTGCTTGACTTGCAGCATGAACCCGGAAGCGCTAAAAGACCGTCTAATGTCGTTGCAAAGTTGATGGGGTTGGATCTACCAGATTCCGTGTCAACCACTGATAGTCCATTAAGGCTGATTAATACTGACCAATCTGACAGATCTGACCCCTTCTCCGGATCATCAAGAGCAACCAATGAAAACAAGCAAGATACTTTTTCTGGGATACTCCTTGCAAATACAAAGAAAGACAGCTCACCGCAGAGGAGAGGCACTGATCAGGTCATGAAGCCCACCTCCAATTCTAAGTTTCCAATAGAAGCAGCTCCATGGAGGCAGCCACACAGAAGCAAGGGTTCTCAACGATCAGATTTCAAGCAACAAGAAGAACCTATAAAAGCTCCAAATTCATCATCTTCAGTATATGGTGAAATGGAGAAAAGGCTGGCAGATCTTGAGTTCAAAAAATCAGGAAAGGATCTCAGAGCTCTTAAGCAAATACTTGAAGCGATGCAGAAGACGAAAGGAATGATAGATACAAGAAAGGATCACGCCTCAAATTTTGCATCTCAAATAAGCAACGAAAGCATTTCTTTGGACAGCACGGTATCAGCAAGCCAGAGATATCTACAAAGTAACATATCAGTTCCTGCCACGGCCAAGGGTTCCCAATCTCCAAAGAGTTATAAATCACCCACAGTCATATTGAAACCAGCTAAACTCATTGATAAAACCCACAGCTCTGCTTCCATGGTGAATTCCATGAATGACACATTGGGTCTTCGGAAGCTTCGGACCAGTGACCCTGGTGATAACAGAAAGGGATTGGTCGACAAGAAAACAGCCAAAGATCTGACACCAAGGAACAATCATGTCAGAGATCCCTTCAATCGACGACTCCATTCCACTGATGATAATTCTAACACAAgaactttgaaatctgcacaaaaACCAAAGGCATCGCAAACTATGAGTGAAGAAAAAGTCACCAGCTCAAGTAGGAGTCCAGGAATCAAGAGCCCAAAAATGCAACAGAGAAGACTTGGATTGGAGAAGCAATCTCCTCCAAGCACTCCATCATTGAATTCAAGCATGACGAGAAGGCAACACACCAAGCAGTCACTAGAAGCAACCACCCCAGGTAGAAAACTTGGACACAAGACACCCAGTTTGCATCAAAGTAATGTGCAAATGAGGGAGACTAGCACCAAGACGAGAGATATGAGCCATCACGATGATTCCACTTCTCAGCAATCTGGGAGCACCATCAGCTTGGCCTTGCATACAGACACAGAAGCCACAAGCATTCATCAATCAGATACGATCACAGGCACGCATTTCAACAAGCATAACCAAAAAATAAAGGTAAGGGTGTCCCAGTTCTCATTCATTCCTGTAAGC TTTTTCTTATCTGGGTTGACAGATGTTCTGTTTTCTTTCCCACAGCACCCAGCAGTGGGGTTGATTGATGACAGGTCAATGGCAGAAACTAGGAAAGCTTCCTCCGAACAACCAAGCCCTGTCTCTGTTCTTGATTCCACATTCTATCGCGATGACTCACCGTCTCCAGTGAAGAAGATATCAAATGCCTTCAAAG ACGATGAAGCACAAATTCTGGAGATAGCAGAGTATGACCCAATGAACCAAGCTCTGTTATACAACAACACAAAGCCCGGTCTTGGGGCAGAAATTGATCATAAAAGATTAGAGAACCTGATTCAGAATCATCGATGCATGAGCAGGACACATGAGGACCCCATCACTGGTCCCCTCTGTGACAGTACAAATCCAGACCACATGTACATTTCAGATATACTGCTGGCATCAGGTATTCTCGGGTACCTCAAATCTACCTGGACAACCAGTGAGCTCAACACATCAGACCACCTGATCAACCCTAATTTGTTCCTTGCACTGGAAGATATCAGAACAAATACAATGCCTTCTGATCTCCAGCCCAAACCTGatgagaaaattcaaagaaaacaaGTATTTGAGGTTGTTAATGAATTCCTTGTTCAAAAACTAGTGGTTGGAGAATCTTTGAAGCAGTGGTTCCCACCAAACAAGCTGGCAGATGGGAAACCAAGAAGCCAGCAGCTTCTGAAAGAATTGTGTTCAGAGGTTGATCAGCTACGAAGAATGAACTTGAATGGCAGCCTGGATGACGAGGATGAAAGTTTGAGAAACATCTTGTTGGAAGATTTCACGGATCAAGCAAAGAATTGGACAGAGTGTGACAGTGAAATTCCTTCTGTAGTGTTGGATGTCGAGCGGTTGATCTTTAAagatttgataaatgaaattgtGAGTGATGATTCAGTTGGCCTGCATGGTTGGTCCGGTGGGCATTGCAGGCAACTGTTTTCTGGGAAGGGGCTAAGGAAATATTGA